TGCAGGCCGTTGCGGGCTCGGAAGGTGTCGAGGTCGTTGAGGAGGCGTCGTGCCTGAAATTCCTCGGTGTCCAGACCAGTGAGGCGCAGTAGACGCCGCTGGTGGTGCCCGGCGTCGACGACCTTGGGCTGGATGCGCAGCCGCTGTCCGTCCGAGGAGGTCTGAATGTCCAACTCGGCGACGTCGAAACCGAGGGCATTGAGACGACGCACCCTCGACTCCACCTGAGAATAGTCACCGCCAGCGAACTCCTCGGCTGCGGTGAGTTCATCCCACAGGTCGTGGTAACGGTCCTCGATCGTGGTCACCAGGCCCAGCGGATCAAGGGCGTCGTCGAGCATGTCGCCTTCTTCCAGGTCGAGGAACTCGCCGTAGAGGTTGGTGCGGGCGATCTGCAGATCGTGTTCCCGCTGGCCAGTGGTGAGATGGTCATGAAGCTCACCGGTCTCGGCGTCGACCAGATAGGCCGCGAAGGCCTCGGCGTCGCGTCGGAACAACACGTTCGACAGCGAGATGTCGCCCCAGAGGAATCCCACCAGGTGCAGCCGGACCAACAGCACGACGAGGGCGTCGAGCAGCCGCATGACGGTTTCCTGACGCACACCGGAATGGAAGAGGGACCGGTAGGGCAGCGAGAACCGCAGGTGTCGGGTGAGGATGATCGGTTCGAGGGGCTGCCCGTCGGCGGAGTAACGGTCAGTGATGACGCCAATGGGTTCGACGGACGGGGTGTCGAGACGTGTGAGGTCGTGCAGTAATCGGTACTCGTGGATCGCCAGGTGCTCGACGACCTCCTTGGCGGCGTAGACACCGTCGCCAACGGTGATGAATCGCACCACGTGACGGGAGATGCCTCGGGGCAGCGCGACCAGGAGGTCCTGGGGCCACTGGTCCAGCGGTGTGCTCCACGGCAACGGAAGCAGGCGGGAGTCGGGCTTCGCGCTGAGGAAACGTGTCACGGCAGACAGTTTGCCACCTGGCGACGTGCTGATGGGCTTGGGGCGCAGTCAGCAGGCCATCGAGCACGTCAGCGAACCATGCGGCAGACATGCTTGTGACCACTGGCGAGGGAACCGTCGATGGCGGCCGGGAAGTTTTTTCGCCCAATTTTCGGATTCGTCGTGACGATTCGGCTCGCAGAACATCTGAACATGTGACAGTCCTCACAGATCGAATGGAGATGAGCCGACATGGCTGACACCAAGAACACTTCCGCCAAGACCGACGACACCAAGACC
The genomic region above belongs to Cutibacterium equinum and contains:
- a CDS encoding DUF4032 domain-containing protein, translated to MTRFLSAKPDSRLLPLPWSTPLDQWPQDLLVALPRGISRHVVRFITVGDGVYAAKEVVEHLAIHEYRLLHDLTRLDTPSVEPIGVITDRYSADGQPLEPIILTRHLRFSLPYRSLFHSGVRQETVMRLLDALVVLLVRLHLVGFLWGDISLSNVLFRRDAEAFAAYLVDAETGELHDHLTTGQREHDLQIARTNLYGEFLDLEEGDMLDDALDPLGLVTTIEDRYHDLWDELTAAEEFAGGDYSQVESRVRRLNALGFDVAELDIQTSSDGQRLRIQPKVVDAGHHQRRLLRLTGLDTEEFQARRLLNDLDTFRARNGLHGVDEAVAAHRWLTECFEPVVEQIPPELSRKRELAQFYHEVLDYRWYESQRQQREVPHIEAAQGYVRDILTQLPDEAISAESIVSVDGSQPRNGHELVNVYDPSLGYVEDEEEDAPYDPWEANADAIDVESASRLDIDALRARMKG